The following coding sequences lie in one Polynucleobacter necessarius genomic window:
- a CDS encoding carboxylesterase family protein, giving the protein MSFGGPFIDGQIIKGDPIPLFAAGKQAKVPFMIGTNSWDSSFLVPGQPANLNDFLKKLHEDPKIIQTLYANVKDQCILSSDLMGDMLYRGSTKLLADSMNGVAPGYAYYFDYLTPNIRPAYPGVPHTFEISYVFGSYGLMPQAPKKVESGAEQCALIEKATADLKKKGIWSKYWYPITDKNNPQDQALSEKMSASWTAFAKTGNPNVGGQAHWPIYSLKSDVMRNFSNNPDETVTGLLKERVDYQMLHLREIFALERLKDAF; this is encoded by the coding sequence GTGAGTTTTGGCGGACCATTTATTGATGGACAAATTATCAAAGGCGATCCTATTCCATTATTTGCCGCGGGCAAACAAGCTAAGGTTCCATTTATGATTGGTACCAACTCCTGGGATTCAAGCTTTTTAGTTCCAGGACAGCCTGCCAATCTAAATGATTTTCTAAAAAAATTACACGAAGATCCCAAAATCATTCAAACACTTTATGCGAACGTCAAAGATCAATGCATTTTGTCTTCCGATCTCATGGGTGACATGCTCTATCGAGGCAGCACAAAACTTCTGGCCGACAGCATGAATGGTGTGGCGCCTGGCTATGCCTATTATTTTGATTACCTAACACCTAACATTAGACCCGCCTATCCAGGTGTGCCACATACATTTGAGATCAGTTATGTTTTTGGTAGTTATGGTCTGATGCCACAGGCCCCCAAGAAAGTGGAGTCTGGAGCGGAGCAGTGCGCTCTGATTGAGAAAGCCACAGCTGACCTGAAGAAAAAAGGGATTTGGTCTAAATACTGGTATCCCATTACAGATAAGAACAATCCTCAAGATCAAGCTCTATCTGAAAAAATGTCCGCAAGTTGGACGGCATTCGCAAAGACCGGAAACCCCAATGTTGGCGGACAAGCTCATTGGCCAATTTATAGTCTCAAATCTGACGTCATGAGAAATTTCTCCAATAATCCGGATGAGACCGTTACTGGATTACTCAAAGAGCGAGTTGATTACCAAATGCTTCATCTGCGAGAGATATTTGCTCTAGAGCGCCTAAAGGATGCGTTTTAA
- a CDS encoding GIY-YIG nuclease family protein, with protein sequence MTWLVYLLECSDGSYYAGITNRLEHRLEAHNSGQGARYTRARRPVILLATQEHPDRSEASKAEAKLKQLPRSKKLSFFQS encoded by the coding sequence TTGACCTGGCTTGTTTACCTTCTTGAATGCTCTGATGGCAGCTACTATGCTGGAATCACCAACCGTCTAGAGCATCGCTTGGAAGCCCACAACTCAGGGCAAGGCGCCCGCTACACCAGGGCTCGCAGGCCTGTCATACTTTTAGCAACCCAAGAGCATCCCGATCGATCTGAAGCTTCAAAAGCCGAGGCCAAACTAAAGCAACTGCCTAGATCAAAAAAGTTGAGTTTTTTTCAATCCTAA
- a CDS encoding carboxylesterase family protein has product MKKLISCLLCVFSFTVTAATDGPIVEVETGRLQGVVEYNMQAFKNIPYAASPSPVGSLRWRPPQPALTWRGTRDASKFGDACPQSFVKNLSAGLALPGNEDCLKLNVFTPQKLGKDLPVMVWIHGGGLLVDGARDAQFTPINLVKNGVIVVTFDYRLGTFGFFAPKELIAEAKATGEPVSNYGTMDQIAVLQWVKKNIAAFGGDPNNVTIFGESAGGRSVTWLMVSDAARGLFHRAIAESAQQSPLRGMTEKRLGMDSETDIDAKYMAAVGAKSLAEMRNMPAKKLVLTAANFEQGEFWRTIY; this is encoded by the coding sequence ATGAAAAAATTAATTTCATGCTTACTATGTGTGTTTAGTTTCACCGTAACCGCTGCCACTGATGGTCCAATAGTGGAAGTCGAGACAGGTCGCTTGCAAGGTGTTGTTGAGTATAATATGCAGGCATTCAAAAATATTCCTTACGCTGCTTCTCCTTCTCCTGTAGGGTCGCTGCGTTGGAGGCCGCCCCAACCAGCGTTGACTTGGAGAGGCACGCGCGATGCTAGCAAATTTGGCGATGCCTGCCCGCAATCCTTCGTTAAGAATTTAAGCGCTGGCTTAGCTTTGCCTGGCAATGAAGACTGCTTAAAACTTAATGTTTTTACACCACAAAAGCTTGGTAAAGATTTGCCAGTTATGGTGTGGATTCATGGAGGGGGCTTGCTGGTCGATGGCGCAAGAGATGCGCAATTTACGCCAATTAATTTGGTAAAAAATGGCGTGATTGTGGTGACCTTTGATTACCGCTTAGGTACATTTGGTTTTTTTGCTCCCAAAGAACTCATCGCAGAAGCAAAGGCCACGGGTGAACCAGTCAGTAACTATGGCACGATGGATCAAATTGCAGTCCTCCAGTGGGTCAAAAAGAATATTGCTGCTTTTGGTGGTGATCCCAATAATGTCACGATCTTTGGAGAGTCAGCCGGGGGTAGAAGTGTTACTTGGTTAATGGTTTCTGATGCCGCAAGAGGCTTATTTCATCGAGCGATTGCGGAAAGTGCTCAACAAAGTCCGCTACGAGGTATGACTGAGAAACGTCTTGGCATGGATTCAGAAACTGATATCGATGCTAAATATATGGCCGCCGTTGGCGCCAAGAGTCTGGCAGAAATGCGAAACATGCCAGCTAAAAAGCTAGTCTTGACTGCAGCAAATTTTGAGCAGGGTGAGTTTTGGCGGACCATTTATTGA